The Papio anubis isolate 15944 chromosome 1, Panubis1.0, whole genome shotgun sequence genome window below encodes:
- the SYF2 gene encoding pre-mRNA-splicing factor SYF2 isoform X2, protein MAAVAASEVLVDSAEEGSLTAAAELAAQKREQRLRKFRELHLLRNEARKLNHQEVVEEDKRLKLPANWEAKKARLEWELQEEEKKKECASRGEDYEKVKLLEISAEDAEKWERKKKRKNPDLGFSDYAAAQLRQYHRLTKQIKPDMETYERLREKQIEKRDKYSRRRPYNDDADIDYINERNAKFNKKAERFYGKYTAEIKQNLERGTAV, encoded by the exons ATGGCGGCTGTCGCTGCATCCGAG GTGCTGGTGGACAGCGCGGAAGAGGGGTCCCTCACTGCGGCGGCAGAGCTGGCCGCTCAGAAGCGCGAACAGAGACTGCGCAAATTCCGGGAGCTGCACCTGTTGCGG AATGAAGCTCGTAAATTAAATCACCAGGAAGTTGTGGAAGAAGATAAAAGACTAAAATTACCTGCAAATTGGGAAGCCAAAAAAGCTCGTTTGGAGTGGGAActacaggaagaagaaaagaaaaag gaaTGTGCATCAAGAGGAGAAGACTATGAGAAAGTGAAGTTGCTGGAGATCAGTGCAGAAGATGCAGAAAAAtgggagaggaaaaagaagaggaaaaacccTGATCTGGGATTTTCAG attatgCTGCTGCCCAGTTACGCCAGTATCATCGGTTGACCAAGCAGATCAAACCTGACATGGAAACATATGAGAGACTGAGAGAAAAACA gaTTGAAAAACGAGACAAATATAGCCGGAGACGTCCTTATAACGATGATGCAGATATCGACTACATTAATGAAAGGAATGCCAAATTCAACAAGAAAGCCGAAAGATTCTATGGGAAATACACAGCTGAAATTAAACAGAATTTGGAAAGAGGAACAGCTGTCTAA
- the SYF2 gene encoding pre-mRNA-splicing factor SYF2 isoform X1: MAAVAASEVLVDSAEEGSLTAAAELAAQKREQRLRKFRELHLLRNEARKLNHQEVVEEDKRLKLPANWEAKKARLEWELQEEEKKKECASRGEDYEKVKLLEISAEDAEKWERKKKRKNPDLGFSDYAAAQLRQYHRLTKQIKPDMETYERLREKHGEEFFPTSNSLLHGTHVPSTEEIDRMVIDLEKQIEKRDKYSRRRPYNDDADIDYINERNAKFNKKAERFYGKYTAEIKQNLERGTAV, translated from the exons ATGGCGGCTGTCGCTGCATCCGAG GTGCTGGTGGACAGCGCGGAAGAGGGGTCCCTCACTGCGGCGGCAGAGCTGGCCGCTCAGAAGCGCGAACAGAGACTGCGCAAATTCCGGGAGCTGCACCTGTTGCGG AATGAAGCTCGTAAATTAAATCACCAGGAAGTTGTGGAAGAAGATAAAAGACTAAAATTACCTGCAAATTGGGAAGCCAAAAAAGCTCGTTTGGAGTGGGAActacaggaagaagaaaagaaaaag gaaTGTGCATCAAGAGGAGAAGACTATGAGAAAGTGAAGTTGCTGGAGATCAGTGCAGAAGATGCAGAAAAAtgggagaggaaaaagaagaggaaaaacccTGATCTGGGATTTTCAG attatgCTGCTGCCCAGTTACGCCAGTATCATCGGTTGACCAAGCAGATCAAACCTGACATGGAAACATATGAGAGACTGAGAGAAAAACA TGGAGAAGAGTTTTTCCCAACATCCAATAGTCTTCTTCATGGAACACATGTGCCTTCCACAGAGGAAATTGACAGGATGGTCATAGATCTGGAAAAACA gaTTGAAAAACGAGACAAATATAGCCGGAGACGTCCTTATAACGATGATGCAGATATCGACTACATTAATGAAAGGAATGCCAAATTCAACAAGAAAGCCGAAAGATTCTATGGGAAATACACAGCTGAAATTAAACAGAATTTGGAAAGAGGAACAGCTGTCTAA